The following nucleotide sequence is from Peptococcus niger.
GCATCGGGGACTTGATGCTTTTCGGTAAAGGGGAAAGCGCTCACGGTGGTGCAAAGCGCGCGTCTAATCTAGCTGATGCCATGGAAGCGGTTTGTGCGGCAGTCTACCTGTCCATGGGGCTGGCGCCCTTGGAAGGCATTTTAGACCGGCTTTTGGGACCTGAATTGCAAATGGTCGCTGACGGTTATTACGGAGACTATAAGACGCGCTTGCAAGAATACGTACAAGCCTGTGACCATGGACAAGTGGTTTACCGGTTGCAGGACAGCCGCGGGCCAGACCACGCCAAATATTTCACGACAGAAGTCTGGGTGAATGGGGAACGCCTCGGTGTAGGGAAAGGTCGTTCCAAAAAAAATGCCGAGCGTGCGGCGGCTTTTGAAGCCTTGGTGCACTTCGGCTTGGAAAAGAAGCACTAACCCCTAGGGGCATCTATTAAGGAGGCAGCTTGTACCTAAAACGATTAGAATTACAGGGATTTAAATCTTTTGCCGATCGCACGATATTTGAGTTTTCACCCGGGGTGTCTGCTATTGTCGGACCGAACGGAAGTGGCAAGTCCAATGTTGTGGATGCGGTCCGCTGGGTTTTAGGTGAGCAAAGCGCTAAAACCTTGCGCGGCGGTAAAATGGAAGACGTGATTTTTTCCGGCAGTCACGGCCGCAAACCGGTTGGCATGGCAAAAGTGACCCTGATTTTAGACAACAGCGACGGCGGCCTGCCCCTGGATTATGCAGAGGTGGCCGTGGCGCGGACCCTGTATCGGTCTGGTGAAAGCCGGTATGAAATCAACCGGCAGGGCGTCCGTTTACGTGATGTTCAGGAATTGTTCATGGACACCGGTTTGGGCAAGGACGGCTTTTCTGTGATCGGTCAGGGCAAGATCGATGATATTTTGTCCCTGCAAGCGGATGAGCGCCGCGGCTTAATTGAAGAAGCCGCCGGTATCAGCAAATACAAGTACCGGAAACGTGAGGCGGAGCGGCGTTTAGCCAGCACTGAGGGCGATATTGACCGCTTAGAGGATATTTTTTATGAATTGGACAGCCGCCTGCCGGCCCTGGCGGAACAGGCCGAAGCGGTTGAACGCTATCAGGCCTTGGATCAGCAAGAAAAGGCTGTGCATTTGGCTCAACTGGTGTCGGCTTACGATGAAGCGCAAGCGCAGCATGAGCGGGTCGGCAATCAATTGGCAGAGGCGGAAGAGGCTTATGTTGCCACCGTCAAGGCTGTCCAGGAGGTGACCGTCGAGGATACAGAAGCGCGTCATTTGCGGATGCAGACGGCAGATGCCTTGCAGGCCTTAAATGAACGCCATCTTGAGCTGGTGCAGCGTCATGATGAGGCTGCCCGGGAAGCGGCTGTAGCCTCGGAACGGTTGCGGCAGTTGGAAGGCCTCTTGACAGAGGACGGCCAACGCTTGGCGCAAGAAAAGGCCAAATGGGGCCAGGGAGAAGACCACTTGCGCCAATTGGCGGAAAAAGAAAGGGGCTTAAGTGAAGCCCGCGATGCCCTCAAGGCGGAATTGGCCCAGTTGGATGATGCCCTATCCGGTC
It contains:
- the rnc gene encoding ribonuclease III — encoded protein: MTEERRVVLQELAQKLVPDGDIALDLLHTALIHPSYVQEHGGMTNQRLEFLGDAVVGLVIANYFFCQYPEDDEGKLTQRRATVVCEEALAHAAERLGIGDLMLFGKGESAHGGAKRASNLADAMEAVCAAVYLSMGLAPLEGILDRLLGPELQMVADGYYGDYKTRLQEYVQACDHGQVVYRLQDSRGPDHAKYFTTEVWVNGERLGVGKGRSKKNAERAAAFEALVHFGLEKKH